CAAGCTGGGATATAGCGAATGAGGCCTCGCCGGATGCAAAAAACAGCGGCGCATTCAAAGGAACGCCGTGGCATAGGATCATCGGTGATGACTATATCGAAAAAGCATTCCAGTATGCCGACAACGCACTTCCCGGCGTACGGCTTACCTACAATGATTACGGACAGGAATCTTCCCTCGATCGTATAAAGTTTTGCACTGATCTTATCGGGCATATTCGCAAATCCGGCGGGCGTATCGATGAAGTGGGGCTGCAAATGCATGTGAACGCCTGGGTAAATCCGACGAGCGTTGAAACGGCCATTACAGCCCTCGCACAGGCAGGCGTGAAGGTCGCGATAAGTGAACTCGACGTAAGCGTGTTCCGCGACAATAACGACGGGCTCAACAACCCATATGCAAACGGAGTGCCTGATGATATTCTTGCACAGCAGGCGCTGACCTATGCGCAGCTTTTCAAGCTGTTCAAAAAAAGAAAGGATGTCATTTCCCGAGTGACATTCTGGGCGCTCTATGATGGATTAACGTGGCTCGACCGCATGCCCGTTCAAGGAAGGAAAAACCACCCCGCGCTTTTCGATGTCGAAGGGAAACCGAAACCTGCGTTCTGGGCCGTTATTGACCCTGACAATTACATTGCAAAGAATTCATTTCTGCTTTTCAGCGAACAGCAATGGTCGACGAGTACAAAACCAGGATGCTCTATCAATGTACAGGGTAACGAAGCAAAGATAATTGGAACGACACAGACAAATGGATGGGCAAGCGGGAACCGATTAACAACAGTGAATACATTCGCTCCAAGCCCCTTCTCCGCCGATATTGAATTCATGGTCCCCGTGTTCAACGGTCCAGACCCGAGACTTGTCAGTTTCGGAATCGAAGGGCAAGGAGTCCGCTCCACCGTTCTCCTATTCCAGCACGGGTACGGCTACGGCATGCAGGCGATCGCCTCCGGGAAAGAGGGGAATAAATTTTTCGGCAATCTGGAGCAGATCGGGGATGAAAGCAATCGCTGGCACACCATGAGCATACGTTACGACGGCACGAACAAACTACGCGGCTCTATAGACGGAAAGTCCGTCGTCGGCGATGCGCCGCTCGTGCTGTCAAACAGATTCTCGTTCAACTGCTATGCGAACACCGATAAGATCGGCACCGCCATGGACATCCGGTTCAGGAATTTCAAGGTACAGTTCGGCAAGTAGGTCCATCGAGATATATCCAGGAAAAAAGCCTACCCGCGCAACCGCGTAAGCCATTCCTTGAAATCTTCGGGATATTCGATCTCGAACGATACACGCTCTTTCGTTACCGGATGGTCGAAGGAGAGCTTCTTCGCCACAAGGGCAAGCCCCTTCATCCGGTAATCCTTTGCGGTCTTTGAGTAGATGCGGTCGCCGATTATCGGGTGTCGTATCGATGCGAGATGTACACGGAGCTGGTGCGTACGCCCGGTCCGGGGCGTAAGTCTCACGAGCGTTGCGCCCCTGAGCCGTTCGAGAACGTCATAGATCGTCCGCGCTGCACGGCCGTCGGCGCGAACGGTCATTTTCTTCCGATAGCGCGGATGTCTGCCGATAGCCGCGTCGACGATGCCGTGCTCGTGCTCGACCGTACCGGCAACGATAGCATGATATATCTTCTCGACCGTCCGCGCGGCGAACTGCTGCTGGAGCGCCTCCACCGCTGTCGGTGATTTCCCGACGACCATGATGCCGCTCGTATCCTTATCGAGACGATGCACGATGCCCGCACGGGACGTATCGCCGTAGAACTGCATATCCCTGCAGTGAAAAAGCACCGCGTTGACGACGGACCCGCTCTTCTCGTGGTCGCTCGCATGCGACGCCATGCCCGCGGGTTTATTGATGACGACGATGGCATCATCCTCGTATACGATAGGGAGCGGAATGTTCTCGGGCAGCACATCGCTTTCGGCCGGGGGCAGCAGCGCTACCGTTATCACATCGCCCGCGGAGAGCCGCATGGACGGCTTGACCGATTTCCCGTTGACCTGTATGCCTGCGATGTTCTTTACGAGCTGTGCACGCGAGATGGAAAGCACGCTGCGGAGATGGATATCGAGCCGCGTCCCTGCGCTCTCGGTGTCGACCGTGATGGGCTCCATCTATGCTTTCTTCTTGTCGCCTTCACGGAGAATGAACACAGCGATGATGAGGAGTACAAAGCCGCACGTTATCCACGTATCGGCGAGATTGAAGATGTACGGAAAGCGTATCGTGTCGGTAAGCCCGATGCTTATGAAATCGGTCACCTCTTTCGAAATGAAGCGGTCGCCGATATTGCCGAACGCGCCGCCGAGTATGAGCATGAAGCTTATGAGCGACAGGCGCTGCTTATTATCCGTACTGAGAATGAGGTAGACGAGGAATATCGATGCGGCAATGCCCATGATGATGACTATCCACACGAAATACGGCTTGAGGAACGCGGGCGGGTTCTTCATGATGCCGTAGACGACACCGGGATTCTTGATATGCACGAATACAAGGAACGGCGGGAATATCGATTTCACGATACCGAGCGGGAGCGTTTTCATGACCGCGATCTTGCTCGCCATATCGGTCCCGAAAAGCACGAGCGCAACGGCGAAATACTGCCAGCGATTCCTGAACGCTATGAAAAGCTTGAGCGGATCGATCATGTTCGTAGACCTCATCAATGGATGAGCGACTATACTATGTAATTTTTACGCTGTCAAACAGCACGTGTGCGGCGTGTGCATTCACTTACCTGACATCAAAGGCAAAGACCGTTGCGTCGACAGAACCCCATGTCGCTTCCGGAACGAGGCGTATCGCCGATACTGGATCCTTAAGCGCAACGCGCACAAGCCGCTGATAATTATTCTCGGTGCGAAAAACGGTCTTCCATACACCATCGACCTCGCCCTCGACACGGAACGTCTTCACCATGGATGCCGGCACTTTGTATTCCGGCATCGCAAGGGGATAATACGACGGCATATTCTTCCCGCCGCGATTAAGATCGCTGTCGAATATTATGCGCGCCTCATGCACGGTTTCATTCTTCGCGAAGCGATAGGCTATCGATGAGCTGACCGGTGCCTGCCACCCGTTGAACGAATCGCCGACGGGACGATCGATGCCGTTGCGTACGGCTTCTGCATTCCCGGCTGACGCCGTAAGTTCCGCCCGCTTCGATATCGCCGGGATATCGCGCTTTTTCCACGGCAGATATGCGTCATCCCCCATGAGCGTCTGCTGCAGAAAAGCGAGCTCTTTCTGATAGACACCGCGCGGCGACAGCCCTTTCTCCTTCGCGACGAACGCTGCCGTGCCGACGGCCTGTCCGAGCGTGGCACAGGTCGCCATGACACGGGTAGAGCTCATCGCCGCATGGGTAACGCTGATATTGCGCCCGGCGAAGAAGAGATTCTCGATATTCTTTGAAAAGAGCGAGCGATACGGTATACCGTACGGTGAGGGTGCCGGATGGAATATCGTCGGTGCGCCGGGATGTCTGAACCCCGCCGGATGATGATCGTCCATCGACCAGCCGCCGTATGCGATGATATCCTCGAAGCGACCTTCGGCGCGCACA
The window above is part of the Spirochaetota bacterium genome. Proteins encoded here:
- a CDS encoding RluA family pseudouridine synthase, with translation MEPITVDTESAGTRLDIHLRSVLSISRAQLVKNIAGIQVNGKSVKPSMRLSAGDVITVALLPPAESDVLPENIPLPIVYEDDAIVVINKPAGMASHASDHEKSGSVVNAVLFHCRDMQFYGDTSRAGIVHRLDKDTSGIMVVGKSPTAVEALQQQFAARTVEKIYHAIVAGTVEHEHGIVDAAIGRHPRYRKKMTVRADGRAARTIYDVLERLRGATLVRLTPRTGRTHQLRVHLASIRHPIIGDRIYSKTAKDYRMKGLALVAKKLSFDHPVTKERVSFEIEYPEDFKEWLTRLRG
- the lspA gene encoding signal peptidase II, which produces MIDPLKLFIAFRNRWQYFAVALVLFGTDMASKIAVMKTLPLGIVKSIFPPFLVFVHIKNPGVVYGIMKNPPAFLKPYFVWIVIIMGIAASIFLVYLILSTDNKQRLSLISFMLILGGAFGNIGDRFISKEVTDFISIGLTDTIRFPYIFNLADTWITCGFVLLIIAVFILREGDKKKA